Proteins encoded in a region of the Bacillus methanolicus genome:
- a CDS encoding class I SAM-dependent methyltransferase, with product MFVTTAGRTNEVMIEQAKQIAKDLQVKYIERKKHSILSIQRILQDDCIVVGKERLELYPLGEKDPFFFHPNSAMFRIKRLLKGEHDPFLEAAELKLGMSFLDCTLGLASDSIIASFAVGEEGEVTGVEANPYLAYIVEKGLSKWNSGLEMMDLAMKRINVVSSLSKKYLQSLADESYDVVYFDPMFEENILESDGIQALTKFAVYHDLDEELMNEAMRVARKRIVLKDHFRSSRFEKFGFHVYKRKTAKFHFGVLEK from the coding sequence ATGTTTGTAACGACTGCAGGACGAACAAACGAGGTAATGATTGAACAAGCAAAACAAATTGCAAAAGATTTGCAAGTGAAATATATAGAAAGGAAAAAGCATTCGATCCTATCGATTCAACGCATATTGCAAGATGATTGTATCGTAGTTGGGAAAGAACGTCTCGAATTATATCCATTAGGGGAAAAAGATCCTTTCTTTTTTCATCCGAATTCGGCAATGTTTCGAATTAAAAGGCTGTTAAAGGGGGAGCATGATCCATTTCTTGAAGCAGCAGAATTAAAGCTGGGAATGAGCTTTCTTGATTGTACACTCGGGCTTGCTTCCGACAGTATAATTGCAAGCTTCGCTGTAGGTGAAGAAGGTGAGGTGACAGGAGTTGAAGCCAATCCATATTTAGCTTATATCGTAGAAAAAGGTTTAAGCAAGTGGAATTCAGGTCTTGAGATGATGGATCTAGCAATGAAAAGAATCAATGTCGTCTCAAGCCTTTCAAAAAAATATTTGCAATCTCTTGCAGATGAAAGCTATGATGTTGTCTATTTTGATCCGATGTTTGAAGAGAATATTCTCGAATCAGATGGAATTCAGGCACTGACGAAATTTGCGGTTTATCATGATCTCGATGAAGAATTAATGAATGAAGCGATGAGGGTTGCAAGGAAACGAATTGTGCTAAAAGATCATTTTAGAAGTTCTCGGTTTGAAAAGTTCGGATTTCATGTTTATAAAAGGAAAACGGCTAAATTTCATTTCGGCGTGCTTGAGAAATAG
- a CDS encoding BrxA/BrxB family bacilliredoxin, producing the protein MSMAYEEYMKQMVKPMREELVQAGFKELLTVNDVEEFMENTEGTTLVFVNSVCGCAAGLARPAATQAVLRSDKKPDHLVTVFAGQDKEATAKMREYFTGYEPSSPSMALLKGKEVVHFIPRHDIEDHPMEEIMENLLAAFEQHC; encoded by the coding sequence ATGTCCATGGCATATGAAGAATATATGAAGCAAATGGTAAAACCGATGCGTGAGGAACTCGTGCAGGCCGGATTTAAAGAACTTCTCACTGTTAATGATGTAGAAGAATTTATGGAAAACACTGAAGGCACTACACTTGTCTTTGTAAATTCAGTATGCGGATGTGCAGCCGGCCTTGCCCGCCCTGCAGCAACACAAGCAGTATTGCGGAGTGACAAAAAACCGGACCATTTAGTTACAGTTTTTGCCGGACAAGATAAAGAAGCAACCGCAAAAATGCGCGAATACTTCACAGGCTATGAACCATCTTCTCCGTCAATGGCTCTTTTAAAAGGAAAAGAAGTTGTTCATTTTATTCCGCGCCATGATATTGAAGACCATCCAATGGAAGAGATAATGGAAAACCTCTTAGCCGCATTTGAACAACATTGCTAA
- the ilvD gene encoding dihydroxy-acid dehydratase, translated as MTRDLRIRSHVISDDERRAPNRAMLRAVGFTDEDFKKPMIGIASTWSEVTPCNIHINELAFKAKEGAKDAGGAPLVFNTITVSDGISMGTEGMRYSLPSRDLIADSIETVVGAENLDGFVAIGGCDKNMPGCLMAIARMNLPSLFVYGGTIKPGKLNGKDIDIVSAFEGVGQYNKGDIDREGLHKIECHACPGAGSCGGMYTANTMASAIEALGMSLPGSSSNPAETDEKRNDCYEAGRAVYRLLEQDIRPRDILTKKAFENAITVVMALGGSTNAILHLMAIAHAAEVDLSLEDFNRIQKKVPHIADLKPSGKYVMQDLHEAGGVQAVMKMLLNAGLLHGDCLTVTGKTLAENLAEAPDLKEGQKIIYPLDKPLKEKGPLVVLKGNLAPAGAVAKVSGLKVTRHTGPAKVFDDEESATKAVLNGEIQPGDVLVIRYEGPKGGPGMPEMLSISGILVGKGLGESVALLTDGRFSGGTHGLVVGHIAPEAQVGGPIAFIQNGDMITIDSETQEISVALTESEFEERKRNWEPPALPTRGALAKYARLVSCASRGAVTDYFEDAPAKETLKL; from the coding sequence ATGACTAGAGACTTAAGAATTCGCAGCCATGTAATTAGTGATGATGAAAGAAGAGCTCCGAACCGAGCAATGCTTCGGGCAGTTGGGTTTACCGATGAGGATTTCAAAAAACCGATGATCGGGATTGCCAGTACATGGAGCGAGGTAACCCCTTGCAACATACATATTAATGAACTAGCCTTCAAAGCGAAAGAAGGTGCAAAGGATGCAGGCGGTGCACCGCTTGTATTTAATACGATTACCGTTTCGGACGGGATTTCTATGGGAACAGAGGGAATGAGATATTCCCTGCCGAGCCGTGATCTCATTGCCGATTCGATTGAAACGGTTGTAGGTGCTGAAAATTTAGATGGTTTTGTCGCAATCGGAGGCTGTGATAAAAACATGCCCGGTTGTTTGATGGCCATTGCGAGAATGAATTTGCCTTCTTTGTTTGTTTATGGAGGAACAATCAAACCTGGAAAATTAAATGGAAAAGATATTGATATCGTTTCCGCTTTTGAAGGTGTCGGCCAATATAATAAAGGAGATATCGATAGGGAAGGCCTGCATAAGATTGAATGTCATGCATGTCCCGGCGCCGGTTCTTGCGGAGGAATGTATACTGCCAATACAATGGCAAGCGCGATTGAAGCACTCGGTATGAGCTTGCCGGGAAGTTCTTCGAACCCTGCAGAAACAGATGAGAAACGAAATGATTGTTATGAAGCGGGACGAGCTGTTTACCGTTTGCTTGAACAAGATATTCGCCCCCGTGATATTTTAACGAAAAAAGCATTTGAAAATGCGATTACCGTTGTAATGGCTTTAGGCGGATCAACAAATGCGATTTTACATTTAATGGCGATTGCCCATGCTGCCGAAGTTGATCTTTCACTTGAAGATTTTAACCGGATTCAGAAAAAAGTTCCGCATATCGCTGACTTGAAGCCAAGCGGCAAATACGTTATGCAGGACTTGCATGAGGCTGGAGGAGTACAGGCTGTAATGAAAATGCTGCTTAATGCCGGCCTGTTGCATGGAGACTGCTTGACAGTTACCGGAAAAACATTGGCAGAAAACCTTGCTGAAGCCCCTGACTTGAAAGAAGGCCAAAAAATCATTTATCCACTTGATAAGCCGCTCAAGGAAAAAGGCCCTCTTGTCGTTTTAAAAGGGAACCTTGCGCCTGCCGGTGCAGTAGCAAAAGTTTCAGGCTTAAAAGTAACACGGCATACCGGACCAGCGAAAGTATTTGATGACGAAGAATCAGCTACGAAAGCAGTTTTAAACGGAGAAATACAACCGGGGGATGTATTAGTTATCCGCTATGAAGGGCCTAAAGGCGGTCCTGGAATGCCTGAAATGCTCTCCATTTCCGGAATTCTTGTCGGAAAAGGACTTGGCGAAAGCGTAGCGCTTTTAACAGACGGCCGTTTCTCAGGAGGAACCCATGGCCTTGTAGTCGGTCATATTGCTCCGGAAGCACAAGTCGGCGGTCCGATCGCCTTTATTCAAAATGGTGACATGATCACCATTGACAGTGAAACGCAAGAGATTTCGGTTGCTTTGACAGAAAGTGAATTTGAAGAACGAAAACGAAACTGGGAGCCGCCTGCATTGCCAACCAGAGGAGCATTGGCGAAATATGCGAGACTCGTTTCCTGTGCGTCAAGAGGTGCGGTGACTGATTACTTTGAAGATGCACCGGCGAAAGAAACTTTGAAGCTCTAA
- a CDS encoding conserved virulence factor C family protein, with product MKIIAIEPTPSPNTMKIILDEELPMGKRNNYKKETSEGAPEVIRNILEIEGVKGVYHVADFLAVERNAKYDWKTILPKVREAFGEDQDDDSEPESAVNDHFGEIKVQVQMYKGIPMQIKLIDGTEERRYGLPENFINAIKRAQDPNDNIVIERKWKEFGVRYGDFDQIGHDVKEELMAAYPDDRLEALVKAAKDPDKKNQGKQIRERKKVSLDDLNDPDWRKRYQLLEQMDDPTIEDLPLLEKALHDEKASIRRLAVVYLGMIEDKRVLPLLYKGLKDKTVTVRRTAGDCLSDLGFEEAMDEMMEALKDESKLVRWRAAMFLYEVGDERALPALKAAEDDPEFEVSMQVKLAIARIKGGEEAKGSVWKQMTEARKQDSRTNERD from the coding sequence ATGAAAATAATTGCAATCGAACCTACTCCAAGCCCCAATACGATGAAAATCATTCTCGATGAAGAACTTCCGATGGGGAAGAGGAACAACTATAAAAAAGAAACGAGTGAAGGTGCACCGGAAGTCATCCGGAACATCCTCGAAATTGAAGGTGTAAAAGGTGTTTATCATGTTGCAGATTTTTTAGCCGTTGAAAGAAATGCGAAGTATGACTGGAAAACTATTTTGCCAAAAGTAAGGGAAGCTTTCGGGGAAGACCAAGATGACGATAGTGAGCCAGAATCAGCCGTAAATGACCATTTTGGTGAAATTAAAGTTCAAGTTCAGATGTATAAAGGCATTCCGATGCAAATTAAGTTAATCGACGGTACGGAAGAAAGACGGTATGGACTGCCGGAAAATTTTATTAATGCAATTAAACGAGCGCAAGACCCGAATGACAATATTGTGATAGAACGAAAATGGAAAGAGTTTGGTGTCCGCTACGGAGATTTCGATCAGATCGGCCATGATGTTAAAGAGGAATTAATGGCTGCCTATCCCGATGATAGGCTTGAAGCGCTTGTAAAAGCTGCGAAAGATCCTGATAAAAAAAATCAAGGAAAACAAATTCGGGAAAGGAAAAAAGTTTCCCTTGACGATTTAAATGATCCGGATTGGAGAAAACGGTATCAGCTGCTCGAACAAATGGATGACCCGACAATCGAGGATCTCCCTCTTTTGGAAAAAGCACTTCATGACGAAAAGGCGTCGATTAGAAGGCTCGCAGTTGTTTATCTTGGAATGATTGAAGATAAAAGAGTTCTGCCGTTGCTTTATAAGGGCCTAAAAGATAAAACGGTTACGGTAAGAAGGACGGCAGGAGATTGCTTATCTGATTTAGGATTTGAAGAAGCAATGGACGAAATGATGGAAGCGTTGAAAGATGAGAGCAAACTTGTCCGCTGGCGTGCCGCCATGTTTTTGTATGAGGTAGGCGATGAAAGGGCGCTTCCTGCTTTAAAAGCTGCTGAGGATGATCCTGAATTTGAAGTAAGTATGCAAGTAAAGCTTGCGATCGCCCGGATTAAAGGCGGCGAGGAAGCGAAGGGATCCGTCTGGAAGCAAATGACCGAAGCAAGAAAACAAGATAGTCGAACAAACGAAAGGGATTAA
- a CDS encoding ABC-F family ATP-binding cassette domain-containing protein: MKMISIEQVSKTYGEKQLFRDISFTILEKERVGLIGVNGTGKSSLLKIVAGVDIPDSGKIVCAKDYKISYLAQKPDLNHELTVLEQVFEGDAPVFRLLREYEQALLELTHLPNNQALQERVFDYQRKMDSMDAWDTSTNAKSILTKLGIEDVNKKIGELSGGQKKRVALAQVLIQEPDLLILDEPTNHLDYESVKWLEEYLARYSGSLLLVTHDRYFLDRVTNRIFELDGGNLFSYKGNYAAFLEAKAIREENEQATIEKRKNLYRRELEWIRRGAKARSTKQKARIQRFEKLDEQLSNVKSSEKLDIALSGSRLGKQVFELKSASKAYGNQVILKDFNLLVKPGDRIGIIGRNGTGKSTLLNILAGKIPLDHGDFIAGQTVKTAFYTQESEDMDENKRMIEYLKETAQVVQTSDGKTISAAQMLERFLFPMHTHGTPIRKLSGGEKRRLYLLKILMEEPNVLLLDEPTNDLDTQTLTVLEDYLEDFPGVVITVSHDRYFLDKVAEQLLVLKGDGIIDFFYGNYTEYLEKQSATVNSKQPKKQEKTPAQEKPKKKRMTFKEKKEWEEIDDHIEKIESRLREVSEEMANTGSDFEKAQKLVEEEAELNEKLEHLIERWTYLSELAENE; this comes from the coding sequence ATGAAAATGATTTCGATTGAACAAGTATCAAAAACATATGGAGAGAAACAGCTGTTTCGCGACATTTCCTTTACAATTTTGGAAAAAGAAAGAGTAGGCTTAATTGGCGTAAACGGCACAGGGAAATCATCTTTGCTGAAAATTGTCGCCGGAGTAGATATTCCGGATTCAGGCAAAATTGTCTGTGCAAAGGATTATAAAATCTCTTATTTAGCTCAGAAACCTGATTTAAACCATGAATTGACCGTTTTGGAACAAGTTTTTGAAGGTGATGCGCCCGTTTTCCGATTACTGCGGGAATATGAACAAGCGCTATTGGAACTAACTCACTTGCCAAATAATCAAGCACTTCAAGAACGAGTGTTTGATTATCAGCGGAAAATGGATTCGATGGATGCATGGGATACAAGCACAAACGCGAAATCTATCTTAACAAAATTGGGAATTGAAGATGTTAATAAAAAGATTGGAGAACTATCCGGTGGGCAAAAGAAACGGGTAGCACTTGCCCAAGTGTTGATTCAAGAACCCGACCTCTTGATCCTTGATGAGCCTACAAACCATCTTGACTACGAATCTGTCAAATGGCTTGAAGAATATTTGGCGAGATACAGTGGATCTCTTTTGCTTGTCACCCATGACCGTTATTTCCTTGATCGGGTAACAAACCGTATTTTTGAATTGGACGGAGGAAATTTATTCAGTTATAAAGGGAATTATGCTGCTTTTCTAGAAGCGAAAGCAATCCGTGAAGAAAACGAACAAGCAACAATTGAAAAAAGAAAGAACCTGTACCGCCGTGAACTTGAGTGGATCAGGAGAGGCGCAAAAGCAAGATCAACAAAACAAAAAGCAAGAATTCAACGCTTTGAAAAATTGGATGAACAGCTGTCAAATGTAAAAAGCAGTGAAAAGCTGGATATTGCGTTAAGCGGAAGCAGGCTTGGAAAACAAGTATTTGAACTGAAATCTGCTTCTAAAGCATATGGAAACCAAGTCATTTTAAAAGATTTTAACTTGCTTGTAAAACCCGGTGACAGAATTGGAATCATCGGCCGGAACGGCACAGGGAAATCCACACTTCTCAATATTCTTGCCGGAAAAATTCCGCTCGATCACGGGGATTTCATTGCCGGCCAAACGGTTAAAACCGCTTTTTACACGCAAGAAAGCGAGGACATGGATGAAAACAAGCGGATGATCGAATATTTGAAAGAAACCGCTCAAGTGGTCCAAACATCTGACGGAAAAACGATTTCCGCTGCCCAGATGCTTGAACGATTTCTTTTTCCCATGCATACCCACGGAACGCCAATCAGAAAATTGTCCGGCGGGGAAAAGCGCCGCCTCTATTTATTGAAAATCCTGATGGAGGAACCAAATGTCCTCCTGTTGGACGAGCCGACCAATGATCTTGATACGCAAACATTGACGGTTCTTGAAGATTATTTGGAGGATTTTCCAGGGGTTGTCATAACCGTATCCCATGACCGCTATTTCCTTGATAAAGTTGCCGAACAGCTTCTCGTATTAAAAGGCGATGGAATCATTGACTTTTTTTACGGAAACTATACCGAGTATTTGGAAAAACAGTCAGCCACAGTCAATAGTAAGCAGCCTAAAAAACAAGAGAAGACGCCTGCACAAGAAAAACCGAAGAAGAAAAGAATGACCTTTAAAGAGAAAAAAGAGTGGGAAGAGATTGATGATCATATCGAAAAAATTGAATCCCGTCTACGTGAAGTTTCAGAGGAAATGGCGAATACAGGCAGCGATTTTGAAAAAGCCCAGAAGCTTGTGGAAGAAGAAGCGGAGCTTAATGAAAAACTTGAACATTTAATTGAACGCTGGACTTATTTATCAGAGCTCGCAGAAAATGAATAA
- a CDS encoding HD domain-containing protein produces MQEKIIKRTEAFVKHVLGRESTGHDWHHVDRVRRNALYISKKEQSGDPFIIEMAALLHDIPDDKLNNSQEEGRYKLASFMEVLDLPPAIKKHITEIIFSISFKGGNGPKLSLAEAKIVQDADRLDAIGAIGIARAFAYGGKKGQPIFDPSLSVRENMTVEEYRNGETSSIHHFYEKLLKIKDSLHTATAKEMARERHQFMEAFLNQFYSEWNGQE; encoded by the coding sequence ATGCAAGAGAAAATAATTAAGAGAACAGAAGCATTCGTCAAACATGTGTTGGGCCGTGAATCGACGGGGCATGACTGGCATCATGTTGACCGCGTAAGGCGGAATGCTTTATATATATCGAAAAAAGAACAATCCGGTGATCCGTTTATTATTGAGATGGCAGCGCTGCTCCACGACATCCCGGATGATAAATTAAATAACAGTCAAGAAGAAGGCCGGTACAAACTTGCAAGCTTCATGGAAGTGCTTGATTTGCCTCCGGCGATAAAAAAGCATATTACGGAGATTATCTTTTCGATCTCTTTTAAAGGGGGAAATGGCCCGAAGCTGTCTTTAGCCGAAGCTAAAATCGTTCAGGATGCAGACAGGCTTGATGCCATTGGGGCGATCGGCATTGCCAGAGCATTTGCATATGGCGGAAAGAAAGGTCAGCCAATATTTGATCCGAGCCTTTCCGTACGTGAAAACATGACGGTTGAAGAGTACCGAAATGGTGAAACCTCTTCTATTCATCATTTTTATGAAAAGCTTCTTAAAATAAAAGACAGCTTACATACAGCAACGGCCAAAGAAATGGCTAGAGAACGCCATCAATTTATGGAAGCATTTTTGAATCAATTTTACAGCGAATGGAATGGTCAAGAATGA
- a CDS encoding DegV family protein encodes MARVAWVTDSTAYIDEELKNHPDVYTIPMTILLDEEEFLDGIELSPHQLFERLKSLKTPPKTSQPSIGEFRKLYTSLSETYDYIISVHVSSNLSGTVSSSEQAAQMVDIPVTTIDSKILTYPLSALIKLGISCIDSGLSIQETKKRIEQVAESNETYVLIGSLEQLHRSGRMSGVQFLLGSMLSIKPIITIENGSLNVKEKARSEKKAKEKIAAYLRESLEKHSFKEVYILYGLHEDSAKSWQSELEAEFPDIRFICCPLGATIGVHAGEHTLGISWFRDLK; translated from the coding sequence ATGGCACGGGTTGCCTGGGTCACAGACAGCACTGCATATATTGATGAAGAACTAAAAAACCATCCCGATGTTTACACGATTCCAATGACAATTCTTCTTGATGAAGAGGAATTTTTAGATGGCATCGAACTTTCGCCGCATCAGCTGTTTGAAAGGCTGAAATCGTTAAAAACACCGCCGAAAACCTCTCAGCCATCGATCGGAGAATTTCGCAAACTTTATACAAGTCTGTCGGAAACCTATGACTATATTATTTCCGTACATGTATCTTCAAATTTAAGCGGAACGGTTTCTTCAAGTGAACAAGCGGCGCAAATGGTTGATATTCCTGTTACTACAATCGATTCAAAAATTCTAACCTATCCTTTGTCAGCCCTAATCAAATTAGGAATAAGCTGCATTGATTCAGGGTTAAGCATACAGGAAACGAAAAAAAGAATAGAACAGGTCGCCGAGAGCAATGAAACATACGTTCTAATCGGAAGTCTTGAACAGCTTCATCGCAGCGGAAGAATGTCGGGAGTACAATTTTTGCTGGGAAGCATGCTGAGCATTAAGCCGATCATTACGATTGAAAACGGCAGTCTCAATGTAAAAGAAAAAGCGAGAAGCGAAAAAAAAGCAAAGGAAAAGATTGCTGCGTATTTGCGAGAATCCTTGGAGAAGCATTCGTTTAAGGAAGTATATATATTATACGGGCTTCATGAAGATTCAGCAAAATCATGGCAATCAGAGCTTGAGGCAGAGTTTCCGGACATCCGGTTCATTTGCTGCCCGCTTGGTGCTACCATCGGTGTCCACGCAGGCGAACATACACTTGGAATCAGCTGGTTCCGTGATTTGAAATAG
- a CDS encoding formate--tetrahydrofolate ligase, whose protein sequence is MEIKTEFKSDIEIAQMAKLKPIREIAEKIGLTEDDIELYGKYKAKLSYDTLNKLKTKENGKIILVTSINPTPAGEGKSTVTVGLADAFNKIGKKAMIALREPSLGPTMGIKGGATGGGYAQVLPMEDINLHFTGDLHAITTANNALAALIDNHLQQGNELRIDQRRIVWKRALDLNDRALRKVVIGLGGPVQGVPREDGFDITVASEIMAVLCLAEDLEDLKRRLSRMVIAYNYDKQPVTVGDLGVEGALALLLKEAVKPNLVQTIEHTPALIHGGPFANIAHGCNSVIATTAALKLADYVVTEAGFGADLGAEKFLNIKARSAGFHPEAVVIVATIRALKMHGGLLKSELKKEDIGALTQGFANLKKHIETIESFGLPYVVAINKFHTDTDLEIQTLLNLCRGENIPVSLTEVWEKGGAGGVDLAQTVLRVIEEKEANFSPLYDLSEPLEEKIRTIVQKVYGGKDVEFSPKAKKQLIEFEANGWGNLPVCMAKTQYSLTDNPGKLGRPTDFTITVRELKPSIGAGFIVALTAEVMTMPGLPKQPAALKMDVDENGRAVGLF, encoded by the coding sequence ATGGAAATTAAAACAGAATTTAAGTCAGACATTGAAATTGCCCAGATGGCAAAACTGAAACCGATTCGTGAAATCGCAGAAAAAATAGGTTTAACTGAAGATGATATTGAATTATATGGGAAATATAAAGCAAAGCTATCCTATGATACACTAAATAAATTGAAAACAAAAGAAAATGGGAAAATCATTCTGGTAACCTCGATAAATCCTACTCCGGCCGGGGAAGGGAAATCAACGGTGACTGTCGGGCTTGCTGATGCTTTTAACAAGATCGGCAAAAAGGCGATGATCGCTTTGCGCGAACCTTCACTTGGCCCAACAATGGGAATTAAAGGAGGAGCAACCGGGGGCGGCTATGCCCAAGTACTTCCGATGGAAGACATCAATTTGCATTTCACTGGCGACCTCCACGCGATAACGACAGCGAACAATGCTCTGGCAGCATTAATTGATAACCATCTGCAGCAAGGCAATGAACTGCGGATTGACCAGCGAAGGATTGTATGGAAGCGTGCTCTTGACTTAAATGACCGTGCCCTGCGAAAAGTTGTGATTGGATTAGGCGGCCCTGTACAAGGAGTGCCGCGAGAAGATGGCTTTGATATAACGGTTGCATCTGAAATCATGGCTGTTTTATGCTTGGCTGAAGACCTCGAGGATTTAAAAAGAAGGCTTTCTAGAATGGTCATTGCCTATAATTACGATAAACAGCCGGTAACCGTTGGAGATTTAGGGGTTGAGGGGGCATTGGCTTTATTATTAAAGGAAGCTGTAAAACCAAACCTCGTTCAAACAATTGAACATACTCCGGCGTTAATTCATGGCGGACCGTTTGCCAACATCGCCCATGGCTGCAACAGTGTGATTGCGACAACTGCAGCATTAAAGCTAGCAGATTATGTTGTCACCGAAGCAGGCTTTGGTGCGGATTTAGGTGCGGAAAAGTTCTTGAATATTAAGGCAAGAAGTGCAGGTTTTCATCCGGAAGCTGTCGTCATTGTTGCGACGATTCGCGCCCTAAAAATGCATGGGGGTCTCTTAAAATCCGAATTAAAGAAAGAAGATATCGGCGCATTGACTCAGGGATTCGCCAATTTAAAAAAACATATTGAAACAATTGAAAGCTTTGGTCTCCCTTATGTTGTGGCCATCAACAAGTTTCATACCGATACAGATCTCGAAATTCAAACACTTCTTAACCTATGCAGAGGGGAAAATATTCCTGTGTCATTAACGGAAGTATGGGAAAAAGGCGGTGCAGGCGGAGTAGACTTGGCGCAGACCGTATTACGAGTAATCGAAGAAAAAGAAGCGAATTTCTCTCCTTTATACGATCTTTCGGAACCGTTGGAAGAGAAAATCCGTACCATCGTTCAAAAAGTATATGGAGGGAAAGACGTTGAATTTTCTCCTAAAGCGAAAAAACAGCTGATCGAATTTGAAGCAAATGGCTGGGGCAATTTGCCTGTATGCATGGCGAAAACCCAGTATTCTTTGACAGACAATCCTGGAAAGCTCGGACGGCCAACAGATTTTACAATAACTGTTCGCGAGTTAAAGCCATCAATCGGTGCCGGGTTCATTGTTGCCTTAACCGCAGAAGTAATGACAATGCCGGGCTTGCCAAAACAGCCCGCAGCCTTAAAAATGGACGTGGATGAAAACGGAAGAGCTGTTGGATTGTTTTAG
- the metA gene encoding homoserine O-acetyltransferase MetA, which yields MPIKIPKLLPAREILEAENIFVMDEDRANRQDIRPLNILILNLMPEKEKTEAQLLRLLGNTPLQVNITFLKTATHKSKNTSALHLEQFYKTFSDIKERKFDGMIITGAPVELLPFEEVDYWEELKEIMDWSVDCVTSTLHICWGAQAALYYHFGIGKFELPRKCSGVFKHKVLDRTEKLLRGFDDVFVAPHSRYTDVSIEEIMNSDNIKLLSVSDEAGPFIMSANNGKQIMITGHLEYDAETLSQEYRRDIKKGLDIHVPENYFPNDDPSLPPVNRWRSHAHLLFSNWLNYYVYQETPYEWD from the coding sequence TTGCCAATAAAAATTCCGAAGCTTCTTCCTGCACGGGAAATACTTGAAGCTGAAAATATTTTTGTTATGGATGAAGACCGTGCCAACCGACAGGATATAAGGCCTTTAAATATTTTAATTTTAAACTTAATGCCTGAAAAAGAAAAAACGGAAGCACAGCTTCTCAGGCTTTTGGGAAATACGCCTCTGCAAGTAAACATAACCTTTTTGAAGACTGCAACTCATAAATCGAAAAATACGAGTGCCTTGCATCTGGAACAGTTTTACAAGACCTTTTCGGACATAAAGGAAAGGAAATTCGACGGAATGATCATAACAGGGGCACCGGTTGAACTCCTTCCTTTTGAAGAGGTGGATTATTGGGAAGAGTTAAAGGAAATCATGGATTGGTCGGTTGACTGTGTGACTTCCACCTTACATATTTGCTGGGGTGCACAGGCTGCTTTATACTATCACTTTGGAATCGGTAAATTTGAACTTCCGAGAAAATGTTCCGGAGTCTTCAAACATAAGGTTTTAGATAGAACGGAAAAGCTGTTAAGAGGCTTCGATGACGTATTCGTCGCTCCTCATTCCCGCTATACGGACGTTTCGATAGAGGAAATCATGAATTCGGACAACATTAAATTACTTTCTGTATCAGACGAAGCAGGGCCATTTATTATGAGTGCAAATAACGGCAAGCAAATTATGATAACCGGGCACCTTGAGTATGATGCCGAGACGCTGAGCCAAGAATACCGCCGCGATATTAAAAAGGGACTTGATATTCATGTGCCTGAAAACTATTTCCCGAACGATGATCCATCATTGCCGCCAGTTAACCGATGGCGTTCCCATGCACATCTATTATTCTCCAACTGGCTAAATTACTACGTCTACCAAGAAACACCTTATGAATGGGACTAA